The Neoarius graeffei isolate fNeoGra1 chromosome 25, fNeoGra1.pri, whole genome shotgun sequence genome includes a region encoding these proteins:
- the LOC132872982 gene encoding polyadenylate-binding protein 1-B-like: MAQQFFNVLQSPSLSHPILPPHASWGDIMDTLDDGLEGVEPFMLHDPWSADNISQEEEQKLMEHKLQEHTQTQACNIITLLFPFLSQSEDVQAGSINAPLAPPVTSPAVSEPEPGSATHVQPQPSVEKQDRFKAPPSTLPDPLSWGDIMDALDNGLEDIEPFTLHHPWSMNVIDKVEEQKLEEQQREEQKEEEQNVEEQQVQAKIQKQPVQKKKVPEKRISKNKKTFTLLLRNLDGSVEDERLQEEFRRFGTVINAKVMMKNGRSSGKGFITFTSRDEARKAIVTMNGRLLGSKPVYVSPAQSSRTRQLTIQPQDAAPERQEEPRREKKMPEKTISRVQAKTGEIFVKNLDYSVDDEFLHDYFQPFGSVIRAKVIMENGRSRGRGFVQYTTPDEARNAVEMLNGKILGGRPLHVAINNEQHKTSFAWTQRVQQHRRPCVAPATK; encoded by the exons ATG GCTCAACAATTTTTCAACGTTCTTCAGAGTCCAAGCCTGTCCCACCCCATCCTTCCACCCCATGCGTCATGGGGTGACATAATGGATACTCTGGACGATGGGCTTGAGGGTGTAGAGCCCTTCATGTTACAT GATCCCTGGAGCGCAGATAACATCAGCCAGGAAGAGGAGCAGAAGCTAATGGAGCATAAGTTGCAAgaacatacacaaacacaggcaTGCAATATAATAACTCTtctatttccttttctttctcagaGTGAAGATGTGCAGGCTGGCAGTATAAATGCTCCTCTGGCTCCACCTGTAACATCACCAGCAGTGTCAGAGCCTGAGCCCGGATCTGCCACCCATGTCCAGCCTCAGCCGTCTGTGGAAAAGCAAGACCGTTTCAAAGCGCCACCATCCACACTGCCAGATCCTCTTTCATGGGGTGACATCATGGACGCACTGGATAATGGGCTAGAGGACATAGAGCCATTCACTTTACAT CATCCCTGGAGCATGAATGTCATCGACAAAGTAGAGGAGCAGAAGCTAGAGGAGCAGCAGAGAGAGGAGCAGAAGGAAGAGGAGCAGAACGTAGAGGAGCAGCAGGTGCAGGCTAAAATCCAGAAGCAGCCTGTTCAGAAGAAGAAGGTCCCTGAGAAACGCATCAGCAAAAACAAGAAG ACATTCACACTCCTACTGAGGAATTTGGACGGCAGCGTGGAAGACGAGCGCCTACAGGAGGAATTCAGGCGATTTGGGACGGTCATCAACGCAAAG GTCATGATGAAGAATGGCCGTTCAAGTGGCAAGGGCTTCATCACCTTTACATCTCGTGATGAAGCCAGAAAAGCCATCGTCACCATGAACGGCAGGCTGTTGGGCAGCAAGCCTGTGTACGTGAGTCCGGCTCAGAGTAGCCGCACTAGACAGCTGACCATCCAGCCACAGG ATGCCGCTCCAGAGAGACAGGAAGAGCCTCGGCGAGAAAAGAAGATGCCGGAGAAGACGATCAGCAGAGTACAAGCAAAG ACTGGCGAAATCTTCGTGAAAAATTTGGACTACAGCGTGGATGACGAGTTCCTGCACGACTATTTCCAACCCTTTGGAAGCGTCATCAGAGCAAAG GTGATCATGGAGAATGGGCGATCGAGAGGCAGAGGATTTGTACAGTATACCACTCCTGACGAAGCCAGAAACGCCGTAGAAATGCTGAACGGGAAGATCCTGGGCGGGAGGCCATTGCATGTGGCGATAAACAACGAGCAGCACAAGACTTCCTTTGCCTGGACGCAGAGGGTGCAGCAACATC GTCGTCCCTGTGTCGCGCCAGCAACCAAATAA